A window from Shewanella livingstonensis encodes these proteins:
- a CDS encoding putative RNA methyltransferase has translation MTLSLLCPVCSAPLNQHQASAGFYCDNKHHFDKHPNGYWPLLSNTKAKSKPQVESRQQMRGRHFLLESGLFAPLIKQLQTVLLDLCAPRGEAQLQHIDYQCADGYYLRQLVPALAEANVSCEHWGITDAENAIFAAAKAETPANLLLLALKKLPFESQSVDIVTVLDSPLKGKECIRILKDDGRIVLLQPGIRHLWQIKQQVYPDLVEKPLQLNLTNDVEIDSQQQVVFTQSVTGEQALTLLDMSVFGWRANDQLKHQVKSTAISELEFDWQIITLKKRL, from the coding sequence ATGACTTTATCTCTATTATGTCCAGTGTGTTCTGCTCCACTAAATCAACATCAAGCTTCTGCGGGATTTTATTGCGACAACAAGCATCATTTTGATAAGCATCCTAATGGCTATTGGCCACTGCTGAGCAACACTAAGGCCAAATCTAAGCCGCAAGTGGAGTCTCGTCAACAAATGCGTGGGCGACATTTCTTATTAGAGTCGGGTCTGTTTGCACCGCTAATTAAACAACTTCAAACAGTGCTGTTAGATTTGTGTGCACCACGTGGCGAAGCTCAATTGCAGCATATCGATTATCAATGTGCTGATGGTTATTATTTACGCCAGCTTGTTCCTGCATTAGCTGAAGCCAATGTGTCATGTGAGCATTGGGGTATTACTGATGCTGAAAATGCTATTTTTGCAGCGGCTAAAGCAGAAACGCCAGCTAATTTATTGTTGCTGGCACTAAAGAAATTACCTTTTGAATCACAATCAGTCGATATTGTGACGGTACTTGACTCACCGCTAAAGGGTAAGGAGTGTATTCGGATTTTAAAAGACGATGGTCGTATTGTGCTACTGCAGCCTGGAATTCGACATCTATGGCAGATTAAACAACAAGTTTATCCTGACCTAGTGGAAAAGCCGCTGCAGTTAAACTTAACCAATGATGTTGAAATTGATTCCCAGCAACAAGTGGTATTCACCCAATCTGTTACTGGTGAGCAAGCATTAACATTACTTGATATGTCGGTATTTGGTTGGCGCGCAAATGATCAGCTAAAGCATCAAGTAAAATCTACTGCCATTAGTGAGTTAGAGTTTGATTGGCAGATTATAACGCTCAAAAAACGCTTGTAA
- the folK gene encoding 2-amino-4-hydroxy-6-hydroxymethyldihydropteridine diphosphokinase → MARIYISLGTNISPEQHLKAGLVDLQQHFGQLQLSRVFESESVGFKGTNFLNMVVAADTDLSIAQVVATFKQIEQDNGRIRGEKKFSPRSLDIDLLLYDDVICDIPVQVPRGEILYNAFVLWPLAELAPNLCHPLTLQTYQMLWQTYDKQCQQLWPITFEFPAELLPVKY, encoded by the coding sequence ATGGCACGTATTTACATTAGCTTAGGCACCAATATTTCTCCTGAGCAACACCTAAAAGCAGGTTTGGTTGATTTACAGCAACATTTTGGCCAGTTACAGCTATCGAGAGTTTTTGAAAGTGAATCGGTAGGATTTAAAGGCACTAATTTCTTAAATATGGTGGTCGCTGCTGATACCGATTTATCGATTGCACAGGTTGTGGCAACCTTTAAGCAAATTGAACAAGATAACGGCCGTATTAGAGGCGAGAAAAAGTTTAGTCCACGAAGCCTTGATATTGATTTGTTGCTCTATGACGATGTTATTTGTGACATTCCCGTCCAAGTGCCTCGAGGCGAAATCTTGTACAACGCATTTGTGTTGTGGCCACTGGCTGAATTAGCCCCTAATTTATGTCATCCGCTGACGTTACAAACCTACCAAATGCTTTGGCAAACTTATGATAAGCAGTGCCAGCAATTGTGGCCTATTACATTTGAGTTCCCAGCAGAATTATTACCCGTTAAATATTAA
- the rpsU gene encoding 30S ribosomal protein S21: MPIIKVRENEPFDVALRRFKRSCEKAGILADVRAREFYEKPTTARKRAKAAAVKRLAKKLSRENARRVRLY; the protein is encoded by the coding sequence ATGCCAATTATTAAAGTACGTGAAAACGAACCATTCGACGTAGCTCTTCGTCGTTTCAAGCGCTCTTGTGAAAAAGCTGGTATTCTAGCTGACGTGCGTGCTCGTGAATTCTACGAGAAGCCAACTACTGCCCGTAAGCGTGCAAAAGCAGCTGCAGTTAAGCGTCTAGCTAAGAAGCTTTCTCGCGAAAACGCACGTCGCGTACGTTTATATTAA
- the dnaG gene encoding DNA primase, which translates to MAIPRDFINELIARIDIVDLIDRKVTLKKAGKNHSACCPFHSEKSPSFTVSRDKQFYHCFGCGAHGNAIDFVMEYDRLEFVDAIEELASQLGLDVPREQGTGKRPDQGLSRDLYELMEEANLFYQSQLRQHADKQKVIDYLEFRGLSNDVVEQFGIGFAPDGWDGLLGRYRQNLPAQDKLLTAGMLIANDSGKRYDRFRDRLMFPIRDRRGRVVGFGGRVLGDGTPKYLNSPETPIFHKGNELYGLYELKQTHRDPQHVLIVEGYMDVVALAQFGVDYAVASLGTSTTAEQFQLLVRSAKQVVCCYDGDRAGREAAWRALETALPLLKPGDQVKFMFLPQGEDPDTMVRKIGKEAFEALMQEAMLLPEFLFDTLSANHGTDKGALAKQAIALIEKVQDTVLQNLLLENLAHKLGMNSSEDLKRKLGFSVKKIKPLNAKGLQGRGTPLRLAIALLVQNPSLGFGLAKQPALDRLQMTGIELLNHLLDITREQTLNSAQLLEMHREHDQKSTLIKLAQWDHQVADENVLPEFKQTLIWLNNQYIEQRYQELSLKQALTKVEKMQLTKLISIMKGIAK; encoded by the coding sequence ATGGCGATACCTCGTGATTTTATCAATGAGCTAATAGCTCGAATAGACATAGTCGATCTAATTGATCGTAAAGTCACGTTGAAAAAAGCCGGTAAGAATCATTCGGCTTGTTGTCCTTTTCACAGCGAAAAATCACCCTCTTTTACCGTCAGCAGAGACAAACAGTTTTACCACTGCTTTGGTTGCGGTGCACATGGCAATGCTATTGATTTTGTCATGGAATATGATCGCCTAGAATTTGTTGATGCAATTGAAGAACTTGCAAGTCAATTAGGTCTTGATGTACCTCGAGAACAAGGTACAGGCAAAAGACCTGATCAAGGATTAAGTCGAGACTTATACGAACTGATGGAAGAAGCTAACCTCTTCTATCAAAGCCAACTTAGGCAACATGCAGACAAACAAAAAGTCATCGATTATCTTGAGTTCCGCGGATTATCAAATGACGTTGTTGAGCAGTTCGGTATTGGGTTTGCACCCGATGGTTGGGATGGTTTACTGGGTCGTTACAGGCAAAATTTGCCCGCCCAAGATAAATTACTCACAGCAGGCATGCTAATTGCCAATGATAGCGGTAAACGCTATGACAGATTTCGCGACAGATTAATGTTTCCAATACGCGATCGTCGTGGTCGTGTGGTGGGATTTGGTGGAAGAGTTTTGGGTGATGGCACCCCAAAGTACTTGAATTCTCCAGAAACGCCCATATTTCATAAGGGTAATGAACTTTATGGTTTATATGAGCTAAAGCAAACGCATCGAGATCCACAACATGTGTTAATTGTTGAAGGATATATGGATGTCGTCGCACTCGCCCAGTTTGGGGTCGATTATGCGGTTGCATCGTTAGGTACGTCGACGACAGCTGAACAATTTCAGCTTTTAGTGCGTAGTGCAAAACAAGTAGTGTGTTGTTACGACGGTGATCGCGCCGGCCGAGAAGCCGCATGGCGTGCACTGGAAACAGCATTACCCTTGTTAAAACCGGGTGACCAAGTCAAGTTTATGTTTCTACCGCAAGGTGAAGACCCTGACACTATGGTCCGCAAAATTGGCAAAGAAGCATTCGAAGCGTTAATGCAAGAAGCCATGTTACTGCCCGAGTTTTTGTTTGACACATTAAGTGCTAACCACGGTACCGATAAAGGGGCATTAGCCAAGCAAGCAATTGCGCTAATCGAAAAGGTACAAGATACCGTCCTACAGAATTTACTGTTAGAAAATTTAGCCCATAAATTAGGCATGAACAGTAGCGAAGATTTAAAGAGAAAATTAGGTTTTTCGGTAAAAAAGATAAAACCATTAAATGCTAAAGGCTTACAAGGCCGGGGCACGCCATTAAGATTGGCCATTGCGCTCCTGGTCCAAAACCCAAGTTTAGGCTTTGGTTTAGCAAAACAGCCTGCACTAGATCGATTGCAAATGACTGGCATAGAATTGCTCAATCATTTGTTAGATATAACTCGAGAGCAAACGTTAAACAGCGCACAACTACTTGAAATGCATAGAGAGCATGACCAAAAGAGCACTCTCATAAAGCTAGCCCAATGGGACCATCAAGTGGCGGATGAAAACGTATTGCCAGAGTTTAAACAAACCCTGATTTGGTTAAACAACCAATATATTGAACAACGATATCAGGAATTAAGTCTAAAACAGGCTTTAACGAAAGTTGAAAAAATGCAGCTAACAAAGTTGATTTCTATAATGAAAGGCATAGCGAAGTAA
- the rpoD gene encoding RNA polymerase sigma factor RpoD, with product MDHTPQSQLKLLLAKGKEQGYLTYAEVNDHLPADMVDSDQIEDIIQMINDMGIRVFEEAPDADDMMMSEDNTDEDAAEEAAAALATVESELGRTTDPVRMYMREMGTVELLTREGEIVIAKRIEEGINTVQSSVSEYPQAIAMILEQFDKYEAEELRLSDIISGFINPDDDDVAPTATNVGSELADTKKDDDDDDDDDDDDEEEEEGNKGPDPEEAKEKFTQLREAYEKSLGIIAVKGRDHPEAIGSLFVIGELFKEFRLVPKQFDRLVKSMRNMMDRVRIQERLVIKLCVEQVKMPKKNFIKAFTGNETNLDWFNKEKESSKPYAEGLRMITDDVTRCVTKLAAIEVETDLTIAGIKDINRRMSIGEAKARRAKKEMVEANLRLVISIAKKYTNRGLQFLDLIQEGNIGLMKAVDKFEYRRGYKFSTYATWWIRQAITRSIADQARTIRIPVHMIETINKLNRISRQMLQEMGREPSPEELAERMMMPEDKIRKVLKIAKEPISMETPIGDDEDSHLGDFIEDTTLELPLDSATSESLKNATHEVLAGLTAREAKVLRMRFGIDMNTDHTLEEVGKQFDVTRERIRQIEAKALRKLRHPSRSEILKSFLDE from the coding sequence ATGGATCACACTCCGCAGTCGCAACTCAAACTGTTGCTCGCTAAAGGTAAAGAGCAAGGTTACTTAACCTATGCAGAAGTGAACGACCACTTACCTGCAGACATGGTCGATTCCGATCAGATTGAAGATATTATCCAGATGATAAATGACATGGGTATCCGCGTTTTTGAAGAAGCGCCAGATGCCGATGACATGATGATGTCGGAAGACAACACAGACGAAGATGCTGCAGAAGAAGCAGCGGCAGCTCTCGCAACCGTAGAAAGTGAGTTAGGCCGAACCACAGATCCTGTCCGCATGTATATGCGTGAAATGGGTACGGTAGAACTACTTACTCGCGAAGGCGAAATTGTTATTGCTAAACGTATTGAAGAAGGTATCAACACTGTACAGAGCTCTGTCAGTGAATACCCTCAAGCGATCGCAATGATCTTAGAGCAATTCGATAAGTATGAAGCTGAAGAATTGCGCTTGTCTGATATTATCTCTGGATTTATCAATCCTGACGACGATGACGTCGCACCTACCGCCACCAACGTTGGTTCAGAATTAGCTGATACTAAAAAAGATGACGATGATGACGATGATGACGATGACGATGATGAAGAAGAGGAAGAAGGTAACAAAGGACCTGATCCTGAAGAAGCCAAAGAGAAATTTACTCAACTCAGAGAAGCCTACGAAAAAAGCTTAGGTATTATTGCTGTAAAAGGCCGTGATCATCCTGAAGCCATTGGCTCATTATTTGTTATTGGTGAATTATTCAAAGAATTCCGCTTAGTACCTAAACAGTTTGACCGTTTAGTTAAAAGTATGCGCAACATGATGGACCGCGTTCGAATTCAAGAACGTTTAGTCATCAAGCTTTGTGTTGAACAAGTTAAAATGCCGAAGAAAAACTTTATTAAGGCTTTCACCGGCAACGAAACCAACTTAGATTGGTTTAACAAAGAAAAAGAAAGCTCTAAGCCTTACGCTGAAGGTTTGCGTATGATCACCGATGACGTAACACGTTGTGTGACCAAATTAGCGGCTATCGAAGTAGAAACAGACTTAACCATCGCAGGCATTAAAGACATTAACCGTCGTATGTCTATCGGTGAAGCGAAAGCTCGTCGTGCGAAAAAAGAAATGGTTGAAGCTAACTTACGTTTGGTAATTTCTATTGCTAAAAAATACACCAACCGTGGTTTGCAGTTCTTGGATTTAATTCAAGAAGGTAACATCGGTTTGATGAAAGCAGTAGATAAGTTTGAATACCGTCGTGGTTACAAGTTTTCAACTTATGCAACGTGGTGGATCCGTCAGGCAATCACTCGTTCAATCGCCGACCAAGCACGTACGATCCGTATTCCAGTACACATGATTGAAACTATCAACAAGTTGAACCGTATTTCTCGTCAAATGCTTCAAGAAATGGGCCGTGAGCCGTCTCCAGAAGAATTAGCAGAACGTATGATGATGCCTGAAGATAAGATCCGTAAGGTACTTAAAATCGCTAAAGAGCCAATCTCAATGGAAACTCCAATCGGTGACGATGAAGATTCGCATTTAGGTGATTTTATCGAGGATACTACCCTCGAGCTACCATTAGACTCTGCAACCAGCGAAAGTCTAAAGAACGCTACACACGAAGTCTTAGCCGGTCTAACGGCCCGTGAAGCCAAAGTATTGCGTATGCGTTTTGGTATCGACATGAATACCGACCACACGTTAGAAGAAGTGGGTAAGCAGTTTGATGTAACACGTGAACGTATTCGTCAAATTGAAGCCAAAGCGTTACGTAAATTACGTCACCCTTCTCGCTCTGAAATATTAAAATCGTTCCTTGACGAGTAA
- a CDS encoding multifunctional CCA addition/repair protein gives MKIYLVGGAVRDTLLKQTVVDKDYVVVGSSIEEMLAQGYQQVGKDFPVFLHPKTQQEYALARTERKTGKGYQGFSCDANKDVSLADDLLRRDLTINAIAQESDGTLHDPYHGIDDIHAKVLRHVSDAFIEDPLRVLRVARFAARFHHLGFTIAAETLQLMTDIANSGELDHLTPERVWQECDKALSSQSPQIFFDVLKQSQALAVLFPEIDALFGVPQPEKWHPEIDTGIHTLMVLEQTSLLSDNKAVRFAALVHDLGKALTPKQDWPKHYGHGQKGLSAIKALCQRIRVPNEYRDLALLVSDQHQNIHNAFELRAETIVKLFDKGDFWRKPQRLTELLLCCHGDLRGRTGFEKVPYPQAEYLQHCYQLASNVDVQSIIAAGYQGSQIKGQLQLKRTEVINNYKIQHIECN, from the coding sequence ATGAAGATTTATTTAGTCGGCGGGGCGGTGCGCGATACGCTTCTTAAACAAACTGTTGTCGATAAAGATTATGTAGTAGTTGGCAGTAGCATTGAAGAAATGTTAGCTCAAGGCTATCAGCAAGTCGGTAAAGACTTTCCGGTTTTCTTACATCCAAAAACTCAACAAGAATATGCATTGGCTAGAACAGAACGGAAAACCGGTAAGGGTTACCAAGGTTTTAGCTGCGATGCCAATAAAGATGTTAGCCTTGCCGATGACTTACTGCGCCGTGATTTAACCATTAATGCCATTGCACAAGAGAGTGATGGTACCCTCCATGACCCCTACCATGGCATTGATGATATTCACGCCAAAGTACTGCGCCATGTGTCCGATGCCTTTATAGAAGATCCCTTAAGAGTATTGCGCGTGGCTCGTTTTGCAGCCCGATTCCATCACTTAGGTTTTACCATTGCAGCAGAAACCTTACAGTTAATGACTGACATAGCTAATAGTGGCGAACTCGATCACCTCACTCCAGAGCGAGTATGGCAGGAATGTGATAAAGCATTAAGCAGCCAAAGTCCGCAAATCTTTTTTGACGTATTAAAGCAATCCCAAGCATTAGCGGTGCTATTTCCAGAAATTGATGCATTGTTTGGCGTGCCACAACCTGAAAAGTGGCACCCTGAAATAGATACAGGCATTCACACCCTCATGGTTCTCGAGCAAACGAGTCTGTTAAGTGACAATAAAGCGGTACGTTTTGCCGCGCTGGTTCACGACTTAGGCAAAGCATTAACCCCAAAACAAGATTGGCCAAAACATTATGGTCACGGCCAAAAAGGCTTAAGCGCTATCAAAGCGCTGTGCCAAAGAATACGGGTGCCAAATGAATACCGTGATTTAGCTTTACTCGTTAGCGACCAACATCAGAATATCCATAACGCCTTTGAACTTAGGGCAGAAACCATCGTCAAACTATTTGATAAAGGTGATTTTTGGCGCAAACCACAACGCTTAACAGAGTTATTATTATGTTGCCATGGCGACTTAAGAGGACGAACTGGATTTGAAAAAGTACCCTATCCACAAGCTGAATATTTACAACATTGCTATCAGTTAGCGAGCAACGTTGATGTGCAATCTATTATTGCCGCAGGTTACCAGGGATCACAAATTAAGGGCCAACTTCAGCTAAAGCGAACTGAAGTGATTAATAACTATAAAATACAACACATTGAATGTAATTGA
- the plsY gene encoding glycerol-3-phosphate 1-O-acyltransferase PlsY produces the protein MLMIITAYLAGSISSAVLVCKIRGLPDPRSSGSGNPGATNVLRIGGVSSAALVLFFDMLKGALPSYFGYLMGLDAVSLGLIAVSACLGHIFPIFFGFKGGKGVATAFGAMAPIGGDLALCLMLTWIVLVLLTRYSSVAAMATATLAPLYTWWLDERFIIPVAMLSTLILIRHKDNIGRLRIGKESKVSRKKTIKKPNTKSD, from the coding sequence ATGTTGATGATCATTACCGCCTATCTAGCTGGTTCGATCTCAAGTGCCGTATTGGTATGTAAAATTAGAGGTTTACCCGACCCAAGGAGCAGCGGCTCTGGTAATCCAGGTGCTACGAATGTTTTGCGCATTGGTGGCGTAAGTTCAGCAGCCCTAGTGCTGTTTTTTGATATGCTTAAAGGCGCACTGCCCTCTTACTTTGGCTACCTTATGGGCCTCGATGCCGTATCATTAGGTTTGATCGCTGTCAGCGCCTGCTTAGGGCATATATTCCCAATATTTTTTGGTTTTAAAGGCGGTAAAGGCGTTGCGACAGCCTTTGGTGCTATGGCCCCTATTGGTGGTGATTTAGCGCTATGCTTAATGCTAACGTGGATTGTGCTTGTGTTATTAACCCGCTATTCATCTGTGGCCGCTATGGCAACGGCTACCTTGGCACCTTTGTATACTTGGTGGCTAGACGAACGCTTTATTATTCCAGTTGCGATGTTATCCACTCTTATTTTGATTCGTCACAAAGATAATATTGGGCGTTTACGTATTGGTAAAGAAAGCAAAGTTTCACGAAAAAAAACCATAAAAAAACCTAATACCAAGTCGGATTAG
- the folB gene encoding dihydroneopterin aldolase yields MDKVLIRQLAIETIIGIYEWEKKLHQTLLIDLDMAWDNRLAAASDSYENALCYETVSNRLTALITENPIELIETVAEMIAHCLQDEFNVPWVKVVVMKPGAIPHAASVGVEIERGSL; encoded by the coding sequence ATGGATAAAGTACTCATACGCCAGCTAGCGATAGAGACCATTATTGGTATCTATGAATGGGAAAAAAAGCTTCATCAAACATTACTTATCGATTTAGATATGGCGTGGGATAATCGTCTTGCCGCTGCTAGTGATAGTTACGAAAATGCTTTGTGCTACGAAACAGTATCAAATCGTTTAACAGCATTAATTACTGAAAATCCGATTGAACTGATTGAGACTGTTGCCGAAATGATTGCCCATTGTTTGCAAGATGAATTTAATGTTCCGTGGGTTAAAGTTGTGGTGATGAAGCCAGGGGCAATACCTCATGCTGCTTCGGTCGGTGTTGAGATTGAACGCGGTAGCCTTTAA
- a CDS encoding Lpp/OprI family alanine-zipper lipoprotein, translating to MNKKVLMIAGVAMTALLGGCANTTALEESVANLGNKVDQLSAQVGSLKSEQSKLSADVKGAKAASMDAQAEAKRANDRLDNMASSYKK from the coding sequence ATGAACAAGAAAGTACTGATGATTGCTGGTGTTGCGATGACTGCTTTATTAGGTGGTTGTGCTAACACTACTGCTTTAGAAGAAAGCGTAGCAAACCTAGGTAACAAAGTTGATCAACTATCAGCACAAGTTGGTTCTTTAAAGTCTGAGCAAAGCAAGCTATCTGCCGATGTTAAAGGCGCTAAAGCTGCTTCTATGGACGCACAAGCTGAAGCTAAACGTGCTAATGACCGTTTAGACAACATGGCTTCTTCTTACAAAAAGTAA
- the tsaD gene encoding tRNA (adenosine(37)-N6)-threonylcarbamoyltransferase complex transferase subunit TsaD: protein MRVIGIETSCDETGIAVYDDKLGLLSHVLYSQVKLHADYGGVVPELASRDHVRKIVPLIRQALSQADSRLDDIDGVAYTKGPGLIGALLVGACVGRSLAYAWNKPAIGVHHMEGHLLAPMLEDNAPEFPFIALLVSGGHSMLVQVEGIGRYQVLGESVDDAAGEAFDKTAKLMGLDYPGGPRLAKLAQKGLSVGYKFPRPMTDRPGLDFSFSGLKTFTANTIAKEPDDDQTRANIARAFEEAVVDTLAIKCKRALKQTGYKRLVIAGGVSANTRLRETLAEMMTSLGGQVYYPRGEFCTDNGAMIAYAGLQRLRAGHIEGLAVKGQPRWPLDTLPAVD, encoded by the coding sequence ATGCGGGTTATTGGTATTGAGACATCCTGTGACGAGACTGGGATTGCAGTATATGACGATAAATTAGGCTTATTGTCACATGTGCTATATAGCCAAGTTAAATTGCACGCCGATTATGGTGGTGTGGTGCCCGAGTTGGCCTCTCGTGATCATGTTCGTAAAATTGTGCCATTGATTAGACAGGCCTTATCGCAAGCTGATTCACGTTTAGATGATATCGATGGTGTGGCATACACCAAAGGCCCAGGGTTGATTGGTGCATTGCTTGTTGGGGCTTGTGTAGGGCGGTCGCTAGCCTATGCGTGGAATAAGCCCGCCATTGGTGTGCATCACATGGAAGGGCATTTGTTGGCTCCTATGTTAGAAGATAATGCGCCTGAGTTTCCTTTTATCGCCTTGTTAGTCTCTGGTGGTCATTCAATGTTGGTGCAAGTTGAAGGCATTGGCCGGTATCAAGTGCTAGGCGAATCTGTTGATGATGCTGCTGGCGAAGCTTTTGATAAGACAGCCAAGCTGATGGGTTTAGATTATCCAGGTGGGCCACGTTTAGCCAAATTAGCTCAAAAAGGCTTGTCTGTTGGCTATAAATTTCCTCGCCCAATGACCGACAGACCTGGATTAGATTTTAGTTTTTCAGGCCTAAAAACATTTACTGCAAACACGATTGCTAAAGAGCCTGATGATGATCAAACTCGTGCTAATATTGCGCGCGCGTTTGAAGAAGCTGTTGTCGACACTTTAGCGATTAAATGCAAGCGTGCTTTAAAACAAACTGGCTATAAGCGCTTGGTAATAGCAGGCGGTGTGAGCGCTAATACACGCTTACGAGAGACTTTAGCTGAGATGATGACCAGTTTAGGCGGCCAAGTGTATTATCCTCGTGGGGAGTTCTGTACTGACAATGGCGCTATGATTGCCTATGCTGGATTGCAGCGATTACGTGCAGGGCATATTGAAGGACTTGCCGTTAAAGGTCAGCCTAGATGGCCTTTAGATACCTTGCCTGCAGTGGATTAA
- a CDS encoding undecaprenyl-diphosphate phosphatase — METFQVILLALIQGLTEFLPISSSAHLILPSQILGWADQGLSFDVAVNTGSLFAVVIYFRHEIIILAKAWFTSLASKQQTQESKLAWWIILATIPAVIVGFTAKDFIETHFRNTLVIAITTIVFGLLLWLADRMSKAQLTEFQMGWKKALIIGLAQAMALIPGTSRSGATMTAALMLGLTREAAARFSFLMSVPVSFGAALLVTKDLVSSPAPIDYQALGLGIVVSFFAAYLCIHFFLKFISKIGMTPFVLYRLALGAVLLGLLYL; from the coding sequence ATGGAAACGTTTCAAGTTATTTTGCTGGCATTAATTCAAGGGCTAACAGAGTTTTTACCGATTTCTAGCTCGGCACATTTAATTTTACCATCACAAATTTTAGGTTGGGCTGATCAAGGTTTATCATTTGACGTTGCGGTAAATACCGGTTCTTTATTTGCGGTAGTGATTTATTTCCGCCATGAAATTATTATCCTAGCGAAGGCGTGGTTTACCAGCTTAGCCAGTAAACAACAAACTCAAGAAAGTAAGCTCGCTTGGTGGATTATTTTAGCAACCATACCTGCGGTTATTGTCGGCTTTACCGCCAAAGACTTTATTGAAACACATTTTAGAAATACCCTCGTTATCGCCATCACTACGATAGTGTTTGGTTTACTATTGTGGCTAGCCGATAGAATGTCAAAAGCACAGTTAACCGAATTTCAAATGGGTTGGAAAAAAGCGTTGATTATCGGCTTAGCACAAGCGATGGCATTAATCCCTGGCACCTCACGCTCAGGCGCCACCATGACAGCGGCACTGATGCTAGGTCTTACCCGTGAAGCCGCTGCTAGATTTTCATTCCTTATGTCTGTGCCTGTTAGCTTTGGAGCGGCGTTATTGGTGACAAAAGACTTAGTCAGTAGCCCTGCACCGATAGATTACCAAGCCCTTGGTTTAGGGATCGTGGTATCATTTTTTGCCGCCTATTTATGTATCCATTTCTTTTTAAAGTTTATTAGCAAAATAGGCATGACACCGTTTGTATTATATCGTCTTGCCCTTGGTGCGGTATTGCTTGGATTGCTCTATCTTTAA
- a CDS encoding GatB/YqeY domain-containing protein, translated as MNLTDQLKDQMKDAMRAKEKVRLGTIRMALAAIKQIEVDTRETLTDEQTIAVLTKMVKQRRDSIAQYEAANRPELAAVEAEEIRVIENFLPTPLTEDEVATIIDATIIEVGAASMADMGKVMGALKSKVQGRADMSAIGTMIRAKLK; from the coding sequence ATGAACTTAACCGATCAGCTAAAAGACCAAATGAAAGACGCCATGCGTGCTAAAGAAAAAGTACGCTTAGGAACAATTCGTATGGCACTTGCTGCCATCAAACAGATTGAAGTGGATACCCGCGAAACTCTGACCGATGAACAGACAATAGCTGTATTAACCAAAATGGTTAAACAACGCCGTGATTCGATTGCTCAATATGAAGCAGCGAATCGTCCGGAGTTGGCCGCAGTAGAAGCAGAAGAAATTCGAGTTATCGAAAATTTTCTGCCTACGCCGTTAACTGAAGATGAGGTTGCAACGATTATCGATGCAACTATTATTGAAGTTGGTGCTGCATCCATGGCGGATATGGGTAAAGTAATGGGAGCATTAAAATCTAAAGTTCAAGGCCGCGCAGATATGAGTGCCATTGGTACAATGATCCGTGCAAAATTGAAGTAA